Below is a window of Falco rusticolus isolate bFalRus1 chromosome 9, bFalRus1.pri, whole genome shotgun sequence DNA.
AACACACTGACTGACTCAGGACAATGGCATGATCTAGCAGTCTGTGTGCTAAGCTGTGTGTCAAAAGGGAAGCCAAGAAAGCTCTCCTGAAGCCAAGTGCttattcataatttaaaaaaatgaagttttggaTCTACGAGAGACATTCACAAATTCAGAtttaacagctgcagcagagtgCAGAAAGCCAATTTGTCTTCTGAGATTACTGCATCCCGAGGATGTCAATGCGTGGGGACACCGCTcacaccagctctgccctgctcagggCACACGCACCTTGACCTTCAGGTGAGAGGTGCAGGACATGCCTAGTTCCcgcagagatgctgcagcacGGGGAGCATCCCGGGCCCTGCGCCTTTTGCCTTCGTGAGACTACCAGATGCGGCACTGAAGGGGTTCCTGCGTCCACTGGTATGCCACCAGGCACCCAGGGCtgtaccagcagcagcagcactcagaCTAGCTCCAGGTGAAGACCAAGAGACACGCATGTGTGCCAGAGCCAGGAACCCATCTCCTTCAGATGGCTTCTCTGGAAAGCCCTGGAGCGCTGCGGCACTGAAACCCTCACCGGCTGCAGCCCCAAGTGGCACAAGCCCCTTGGTTATCCCGCATGTCCTGGCAGGCTGGGAAGCAATGGCAGCAAGAAGCCTGCTCATTTTGTCCACACAAGCAGCTTATTTTGAGGTGTATTTTCTAATCATAATGCCATTAGCAGCAGGCTGTAATTGAGCATCACCAAATCAGCCTTCCTCCTGGTATCTCCCCTCTCAAGGGGCCCTGTCTTGAGCTCAGGGCCTTATCTTCccacagccctgaggaggagggTGAGGGGCCAGGGGACCCAGAGGACCTCCAACAGGCAGCCGACTGGCTCCCACAGGGCTCTGTTTCTAAAGGCAGTACCTGCTTAACAGCCCACGTCACCAGCACAAGGCGAGGGGAAGGgcagagaggctgctgctggcagcagtcCTGGGAAGTCCTTCCATCCCATGCTCTCCTCCAGTGggagcagggccggggcaggagggggtTACCTGGGTGGTAGCCAGGACCCCTATCCCTGACCCACTGGGCAGGGTTTTGGAACCGTCTCCAACTCCCAAGGCAACAGGATCCAGCTGACTTGAACAGGCTGATAGCTATGTCCACCAATAATAAACTCCACCACCCAAGCTCCTCTATGAGAACTCCTGTATCAGGTTcaaaggttttctgttttctgacagGGTTGCTTTCTGCATGAAGAAAAGGCTCTGATTATTGGCTTGCATGAAAATAGAGCAAGTCACCATTCATAAGGCAAGTTAAACAAGTAATTTTGCtacaattaatttcttcagctgcagagagcacacAGGAAATATGCTTTCTAATGAAAACAAGTCTCTCTGATCCTCCAATAGCAAGAATCTAATGCAGATTAAACAGCAACTGGTACATCAGTTAAAAGCATTCACTCCTTCAGAAATTAATcaacttaatgaaaaaaagccttcattaaaaaaatatccagctCCTCCCTTCCAGAGAGACATGCATACCCAGTGACCAAGAGATGATTATACAACTAATGCAGGGCAGCTGACGGAGTTCATGTGGGAAAGGCTCAGGCACAAGATGCCGGAGAGTATTTGTGACCCTCTTGCTACAGTGAGATGAGTCATGTTCGCTTGCACAGGCAAAGGAGCCACACATGGACCTTCACTCCATGCTGCATCCACAGGGACGGAGCACACAGAGCCTTCTGCTGCCCACAGGCACCGGGGCCAGCCCAGTGGCCTTGGGATGGCTGGGAGACACAGCCCTTGCCCTCATCAAGGATGACAAGATGGACATCACCAGTGGTGTGTGTGGCAGAATCCCTCGCTGGTCCTGCTCTGGGGCACAGATGGCACAAGGAAAACTGAGCACTTTCCAACTGATCGAAAAGCTGGAGATCAGGGTGCAGGGACTGTAGGTATGAAGAGCACAAGCACTCCAGAAGTCAAGGTATTAAGTCCCATCTCTGTCATCACTGTCGGACACGAAACACCTATTTCAGATGTACAGAATCTTGGGATGTGCAAATTCATAAACTAGTTAATACAAAGCTCACATATTCTGTAAAGGTACCTACAGAGTGCAAAACAGATGCAtcaagcagattttaaaaaactaaagcAGGCACCAGCTCATCCCCACTTAGTTTGCAGGACACAGGCAGCTTCCTCAAGTCTGTTATTAGGGAGAAGTCAGTTTGTCACACAGCCCACACACTCCCATTCACCTCGATCCCAATGTCAGCAATGGGCACTTAGGGAAAAAACAGTATCAGGGCTAACAGTTGGCAAGTTTGTCAGCATTTAAGAGTCTTCACATTGATTTTTGGGTTTAAAGTCCTGCCTTTCACACCTGAGCATTAAAAGGGGAAATATCTGTGTCACCAGGCCTGACCAGCCAAGCAGCTGCATGTGCCACTAACACCACACAGCTACTGCATGAAGACCTTGCGCACTCCTCCTTCAGAGTAACAAGCACTTTTCCACACAGAGCTGTCCCTCAGCTTTCAAAAATCCCCTACTCCTCCCTCGGCCCAAAGCAGGCTTTCAGTATGTGCAGCTTGGAGGTGCTCCACACTCTGCAAAGATCTGCTCAACCGCAGCACAAGTAGGATGCACTTCTGAGCCTCAGGCGGAGGCCAGAGGCCTCCCCCCTCGGCCGAGCAGCACGGCTGGCTCCGAACCGCATGGCAGCCCCCTCTGCCCAGGGTCCCCCCACTGAACTCACCCTGCTTGGTGTGGAAAGGTAAATCATAGTCGCAGTTTTAACAGCTCCATTTgagtttaaaaaccaaacaagtaaAGAAGATGCAATTAaggaaaagctacagaaattcaattttttgtatcatttttaaaagttttcaaagaaacaggTTTCCAGGCTCTTCATCCAGACACCTCTCCCCACCACACAGACACAGCCAGTCTCTCCCACCCTGGGAAGTTGTGCTGCAGAGGGGGCTGCTCTGCATGACTAGGACGTGCTTAAAGGTCCAGATAGGGCTTGGAGAACCTCAGTCCAGAGAGCAGCTCGCTGTGCTTCCAAAGGAGTTGTTAAGCCCTTCAGTTGATACAAATCTCCTTCGGCAGCTGAAGCTACAGCTCACGTAAGCAGATAGCATTCTTGGGCATCCGCGCAGCTCGTGTGCGGTTAGAAATAGCACAATGTATGGCCTGCTGGCATTTCCAAAAAATACGCCTGGGAGTAGAGAGCGGAGGGAAAGAGGGGCAACAGATGGCACAAAcaagggagaagcagcacagatcTCAATGTCTCCAAATGCAGTCACAGTGGTCACAAGCCAAACGTGCAAGTGCTTTGAGGAACAGGAAAATCAGTGGGATGTCACCAGACGTGCAGCTCCAGACATCCAGCGCTGGGGCACACAAATATGCAATGCAGTCTACTTTAGACTTGTTCTCCTACTTTGCATTAGTATGCAGAGACGCTGACGCCGAACTGTTTGGAGGAAGACTGAGAAACAGCAATTAAGTTGGATGCTTGGTTTTAGTTGACTGAACCATCTAGAAACGAGGCCAAGAAAAATCTCAAGCATTCATCTCCTGggctgaaatatttcatgtgaTCAGGCAGGTGGTTTTAGAAATTCAGCTATCACAGCAATCATCACCTGAACTTTATATAAAGTTATATAAGGTTTTTGTGCCATTGGTAGAGCAGAAGAGAAGgggtgaaaggaaaaagcagtgatTTATGTTGCTTCAAAAACTGCTGGCAAGCAGTACTGGCTACATGCACATATAAAGCCCTGAACATCTTTGAAGGTGAAGTCATAACCCAACGATCCAAATTTTACATTAGAGCTTACTATATATAGCAAGTATGCAACAAGCTTTGATTTTGCTGTACATAGTAGCAGTGTGCTTTCTATGATGAATGGCTAAATGTACCAATACTGAGAGTCTATTAATCTAATAGcagtaaaattaaaaccttcagtattttcaagttTAATGATTCCACCACCATGGTTTGGGGTTAAAGAAAGGgttttccagactgaaaaagtaaatgaaTATACATACGTTAAACTTGTTTCATGCAGATTTATATGAAAACCTACAAGCAGGTTTTGTAAAAAGCTTTACTGCATGAAAAAACTgtgggcagggaaaggagatTAAGAGGAACCATTCGGGAGGAtgacaggacagaaaaaaaaaaaaaaaaaagaaaaaagacttggATTTGCTCAGCTTGCCAAGGGCCCTGTTCCTGCACAGACCAACACCCTTACCATGCAGGAGGGTCGGAGCAACACACATCCCTTGAACAGCCCCCGATCCCACCACATGATGTGTtccctggagcagggacagggcagccTTAGGAAACACAGGTCTGcttccctcctgcaccccaTGGGCTGCTTGTTCCCAACACCACACGTGTCACACCAGCCTCGAAGGGtctgtccctgccctgtgcagggGGTCCCCTCCAGCCCAGAAGCATGCTCAGTACGCTGCATCACGCACCCATCCACCACATCTACCCGGTGGCTGAACGCAAGACCCTAGCTGTGCCAGCAAACCTCTTGGTTATAAAACCAGAAGTAAGCTGGGGTGCTCATCACCATGGAAGATGCTTGACTCAAGGAACTTGAAGCTGACATAGGTGTAAGCTCAAATGTCATGCTCCTGAAAGTgaacaaaaaccaaaatgcaaaagcacaAGGGATAATTTtattcccaaggaaaaaaagtcaaggtGGGAGTGTCGAAACCTGCAGGACCAGCTCTCGGAGAAGGTCCCACACATGGAGACACAAGCACTCAGTACGCCACAGGCAACATTCCAGCTCTCAGAAGACTTTCTGACCATCTGAAACAACTCTGGAGACAAGAGTCCTGCAGCCAAAAGCATCACGAGCATCCAAGCAGGCGCATAGCAGAGTCACACAGGCAGTTACACAGGCGagggaggaaggatgctgcaggAACGAGGGGGAACCAAAGCCACCTCTATCAGGATGGACTGGAAGGACAGCTGCCACGGGGCATCAGGAGCTCAGGGCATGGGCAGCCACCATATCCCACCGGGCTCCCAGTGCCATGCCAGGCCAGCAGCTCAGAGATGTCCGTCCCCGGTGACATGGCGACTTGCTGAACATCAGTCTCATCTTCTTCTGGCCTTCTCCTGGTATGCGTGGCAGCATGCTGAACTGTGCCCTCAGCTCCCCCGGCCACCTCTGCGGCACCAGCGCCCCCAGAGTTCAGCACTCCTCTTGCCCACGGCAGCCCCAGCGCAGGATCGGGCCGTGCCCTGGCTCCCACCCCATCCGCCTCCCCAGGCCAGTCAAGCAGCCCATTATCCCGACACTAACACAGCCCTGGGCCTGGGCACAGCCACCTTCTGCTAACAACGGAGGCCTGGGGTCCCAAAACCACGAGGAGCGGAGGTGAGCCAGTATCTGGTGCTTTCAAACCAGAAAGGAGTAACATGGCAAGCACCCAGCTACAGCGTGCAACGGCTCTCTGGACGTGGCACACGGGTAGAAGCTACAAAATGGCATGAGAAGATGCTGAGTGGGCATTTTTCCTCCTGGCACTACTCTAAAACAAGATTGTCTTACAAATTTGAGTTTTAAGAGTTGTTAAGTCTGCCTGTCGTTTTTCCAGAAACTTGTTTTACTAGTCACTTAAAGACAGGGTTTCAATAGAgtatttcctttgcaaaaaagTATAAggacaaaataataaaaccatgAAGTGACCATAACAgcttttccaacccaaaccaaggtggtttttttttcaaaaaaagtaatCCAACCGGTTCCAGTTTTATATGCATCCACAAATCACCTGAAttgtttatacatttttttcccagtaattaCCCTCCACACTGGCAGAACAGCATCACACGGCAGAAGACTAAAGTTTCACAACAGAAAGCATCAACAGTCACAAACTTCTGCCGCGCCCAGGATTAGCAAAAACGGCGCCAGCAAAGCGCTGCTGCTGAAGGCACCTCCGGGACTCTTGCTCTGCGCTACCCACAACAAGCCCTCGCGGAGCTGCTGCTGGTCACAGCACAACAGATTTTACATCGGCAACGTGCAATATTGCCAGTCAGGCACCTGCTCCTAGAAAGTACCTTTAATAGATACAAGGCTGTACTGCCTTGAAAAAGGCTGCAAAGCTTTTTGGTATTTTAACCGTAGCTCAAATGTCACCATGGTCCTAGGACTCAGGAACTGCAAAAATTAGTGAAAATATAAGTTACACCCTTCAGGAAAGAACAGTTGATGAGCAActcaaagaaacatttcagttttaccTTAGGGAAGttcaaggaaaacaacaaaattcaATCCTCCTTAATGGAGAAAACTGGGTACAGACAAGTCTTCGAAATAGTGAGTTGTTTTGTAAGTGATGCACCCAAACACTACACATGCTGGTCTAACCGGGGACCTATGTAAATGTGACATATGGCACACAAGAAGTTGTTTTGTTCCGCTTTTCTAGTTTTGAGCAACCGCAGCTGTTTTTCCAACTATCATGTCATCTCCAGACAGGCAGACTGCATTGGCAGCTCACCTCAGACacatgcaaagcagaaaattaccTGTGGAAAGCCAGCTGAAGGAGGCCAATGAAATGGGATATGTGTTAGATATACCTATAGACATTCCTATACATATAAGAGCTTCTGCGCTGTGAGGGTGAGCACGGGCACAgctgcccggagaggctgtggcgttctcctgctctgcagacaccccAACCCGCCTGGAcgtggctctgtgcagcctgctctgggggACCCTGCTCTAGCAGGGGGTGGGACGGGGTGGGCTCCAGAGGGCCCTTCCAGCCCCcaccatgctgtgattctgtgatatacATGCAGAGGTCTGGCTGAAGAGtacagagggaaggaaaggtcTGGTCTAATCCAGGCCATTCCATTCTTCCTATCATTTTCAGGATGTTGTTCTTTCCGCAACTTTACAGACTTGCCTCCGCCCCTCCTGCTCTGTACCTATAGCACAGATACCCACCGTGTCTGCTAACCCAGTTCTCCTCCAGAGCaggtgctgcttctccttcctgaggccctgccccacagcctttCACCCACATCTCATGGCCAGGTCTGACCATTAGCACCACATCTGCCATGGTCCTACCGGTAAGTACAGGCAGCGTTCTCCTTAGGCTAACATGGGACTGGGAAAACATCCTCCCATTTTGACTTCCAGGTCTGGACTTTTGAGCTCCTCTTGGCTACATGCTTTTCTGCTCCACATTGGTATGGCCAATCTGACTGATCCGAAGGATTGGATACTGCTTCACcctgccccttctcctcctGAAAAGCCACCTGCCATGGCACACCAGCCGACCCAGAGCTCACAACAGCACTGACAGCTGTCCGTAACAGTGACTACACCCGTTCTGCTAAAGCCATCCCCaactgcatgcacacacacagtgtAGACTTCAGAAGGATGAAGCCTTGCTGCTCCTTTCAATAGAGCACTGATCGTACAGGAGCAATGGATTTTGACCATGATTCTTCCACTGGCAAGGCCAGCGTATTCTGGGCACCCAGTTTATTTATACTCCAGATCTAGCTAATAAGAATTTCGGTCCAACCCAAACACTCTTGATACAACAAAATCTTTAGCCAGAGTTAAGCTGCATTTGAAAGAACACAATCAAGGATGAAGcttaaatgctgctgctgcagttaaGACATTCTCAGTTGCTTGAGCATCCCGTTGTCCAGACACCTTGAGCACACAGAGTGGATATGCCACGTTCTGATTATTTACACCAGCCAGGCTTGCTGAGATGGAGTAATAATTCAAGCAAAGCAAGTCCTTCATCACACTTAAGCAAGTGGTGAAGTCTCACAACAGAgggtatgaaaaaaaaaataatcttttctccctcctcagGATTACATGAGCACTGACCATCATAATCTCACTGCATTACAAAAGCTTAGATGGAAAAGAACAGTCTACAGCAGGAGCCATACTGGCTCGCGTACATGCAGTCCTAGCATGATAAAGAGCAGAAAGATTTAGGGGATAACATAATGAACCACACTGCATAAAGCAAGACCTTTGACAAGACTCTTCCTAATGATTAGTTAAGGTTTTCAGACAAAAAGTTAATCCCACCCCTTCTTTAACAGTATCACAGATGAAGTCTTGTCTTGATAGAGACAACTGAAAGGTAGCAAAACTACTCTAGATCTTATTCAAGTCGCTGGATTTTTCCCATGGGCTTCACTCAGGGCAGTGTAGTAGGCAGCATAAACTGAAGTTACAGACGGTATTTCTATTCCCAGTTACACCACAACCCGTATTTTTAGGTATCAAACTTTCACCCTGGGCAAAGTTTTGATTGTTTGTTAAGAAAGGGAGTCCCATCCCCTTCCATGCTTGcaacagtaaaagcaaaatgtggAGGCATTATAAAGAATCATCTCCCACATTTATGCTCCCACCTAAGTCCTCAAACAAAGAAGTTGCATGTAAAGGCCAAAAGAATTTAATTTGATGATCCAGGCCACTCCTCAGCAATGCACCGATGTTTTGGACACAAGTGAAACCTCAAGTGCTGTGCAAAATAACTGAAACTCTGTTCCTCAGCTAAAGACCGTTTTTGGTACAATCATTTTGAAGAGCCACAGGGAAGAGGCCTTCACAAGAGATCCTTACCAGAGGGGTCAGAGAAACTGCAGGGGAGCAAAGGGTATCCAAGGGCCCTTAACTGTTAAAGGTAACTGCTGGGCATCAGTACCAAGATGCGATAAATATAATCTCAATTCCAAGAAAGGTTTCAGTTCTTTAAACcaaaagatatttcaaagaaaCTTAAACTCTACTAGCTATCAGCCTTTCAGCCAGGGCTCCAGATTAGTTCTGATGCAAATGAAGTATCCTGAATACTCACCACATGCTAGCTGTAAACAGCACTAATACACGGCTACAATTTTATTAGCTCTTTGAACCAACGACGCTTGCTTCTTCATGCCAACTGCTCTGTACTCCCCTCTGGGCTCCAGGTCCCACGGTCCCCCCCAAAGGTTTGGaactaaaactgaaattatCACCAACAACCAGGCATTTAACAATTGTCAACCtccatttttaaggaaaaacaaatccaaactaACAGTGGAATGTAGACTAAAAAACACAACAAGTTTATTTATGGGAAGCAGTAGTCCAACAAGCACTCACCTGATACTGGAGGCAAAGTTATGTCTCAAACTGTGTTAAGAGATCTCTTATTTCTGGAGTCAGATGCTCTACTGCCTTCGCAGCTTCTGTGATAGCTTTCCGATACATCCCTTTCTTCTTGCGATTAAATCTCAGtttgaaaaattcagagaaaggagagagttTTGAAACCGATAAGAATGAAGTCGTCGGAGAACCAAACCACGATACTTTAGCTTCTCGCCATGAAGGTTCcccattttccttctggctAAGGTTTATGTCAAGAACACGTGCTGGCCACCATGGAAAACCATGAATTTTACCCCAAACAATATCCCCCACAGAAACAGTTCTTCCATCTTCTGTGACACATTTAGACACACTTTGGGTATGCAGTCTAACTGTTAGTGGTGGCACAATTTTACGCTCATCTTTTGAAGATGAAGAGACAGATGCATCATCACCAGGCAAAAAGTCACACATTTCTGGTGATGTTACTTCTGAACTAGAAGACTTGGACTCGTCTAGACTGTCATTACTACACACTGATAAACTAGaagaatctgcttttcttttacgATATTTCATAAGGAAAGCCAAGTTATCATGTCCATCTTTACCCTGGGGAAATCTTTTAAAGTCGTCATCTTCACCTGAACTACCTGAAGATATTTCAGCTAAACTTCTGTCTGTGGATTCATCGTTGTAAAATGTGCCAGGATTGGACTCCCTTCTGTTCTGAAGGACATTTATTTCGTCAATAAGTTCTGCTTTATAAATTGAAACACTCTGACCGTCATTTATGCGATGGGGCTTCAGCCGTATCTTTGGGGGTGGGACATCCGCACTGGAATGCACCGGGCGCGTGAGCTTCAATTTTGGAATGGAAGcaagctggctgcctgctgaCTTGTCCATTAAACATTTGGTTTCTCGACACCGTTCAGTGTCCCTGGTCTCCTCTTGGTCCTCCCTTCCATTCTGCAATATTCGTTCTGGACAAAACGGTTTGACTGAGCCATGAACCCGGGAAGGGATTTTTACAACTTCACCTTTCCCTTGTGGAGTACTGTAGGATATTTTTATAACTGGCGTTCGATGCACTAGTTCCCCAGAAAACTTGTCatcctctctcttttctcttttgttccttttctccaTGTAGTTGGAatcactgtgttttttctgctctttgtccTGAATGCTCAGCTTCCTCCTGGTTTTAGCGTTCTGCCTAGTTGCGCTCATGTCCTCAGGGTTCAAGGTGTTTTTACACTTCTCACAGAGCACCTGCCTCGGCCGCAGCCTGATAGTGCTCATGATAAGCCTTCCTGGGTCTCTATTCCGCGACAAGCGTCTCCTCGTCCTCTTTATAGTCCGTGGCGGTGGCTGAGGAACCCACTGGTTGTACGTGTGCCGCAGCCACAGCGGACGGGGAAAGGGAGCTCCCTCAAAGTAGGGGGGGTAAGGAGGAAGGCTGCCAGGTGgcgggggaggcaggagggggggCACTTGTTCATCACCATTTCCTTTGGGAGGCTTTTCACCAGAGGGCTGCGGCTCCCTCTCACCCTGCACAGCATCTCTGCCATCAGCAACTCCGTTAGCGCAGGCATCAGCAGGAGGGTCCTCGGGCTTGGGAAAGGAGGATGGCAGACAAAATAATCCAGACCTGAAATGGGGCAAAaaggacagggaaggaaagagacaaaaagTCAGGATGTTTGCAATGTGCTTCTCTGGTAAGACTGTACAGAAGAAACATGctagtttcttaaaaaaaaatgaagaaaaaacacaaaaccaacaagaaaGCCCTTCCACAACTTCAACATACTAAGAATGCAAcatttttcctggattttttaAGGGAAGGCAGCCAATTCTGCCACTGACAGAAATAACAGCACCTCAAAATTTAGGAACTCTTCTGCCAGAAAAGGCATAGAGATCAAAATCTCCACCTTCCATGACCTCTTTGCAAAAAGTTTTGCTCTAAGAAGTTTTAAGTTTTATCATgcaaagcagtttattttatcAGCAGGCTGGAAGAGCCACGAGGAGGGCTGTGATACAGATTATGCAAGCCTTCTGGGAGCTATTAAACTTCCTTTCTTCACACTATACTTGCATGGctgatttttcagcttctcattcAAAATCAGAACATCTTGACTTGGATGGGTAACTTGCACTTTCAAGCCACAGGTTCATTGGTACACACAGCTCCGCTCCCCTACCCCCAGTCTCTCCATACATCactttatttgtaaaaataatgaatacaCTACTACTTCAGAACAGCAAGATGAAGAATGATACAGTCTTGTTCAATGCCAAGTCTCATTACAAGCTACCAAAGTCTGGACACAGTATCTTGCACAGATATTGGCAAAAGCAAATCCTCTGGAACAGAAACTCACAACTGCAATTCACGTCTCTGAGTTTCTGCACCAGGATTTATGCCCTTGGCCTGACATTAGAAATATTATGCTAACACAGCACTTGGACAAATATTTGCCCTGAAACACTGACTCAGAATGGGCAATGGTCCCTGTCTTGGCCTTCCAGAGATACTTCTGTAGAGGGTACACCATCAGTgaagtgtttcagtttctttaataaTAACTGAATGCTGCATAGGTGAGTCATGAAGAAGCCACAAAGAGATGGAGAACAGCTACAGACCAAACATTAGTTTTAGTTTAGGATGCTACATTCCCAGTTCCCTCCTTCCTAGCCATCGTTTTCTTTCCAGCCCCTAGGAGGGGCCCTTCCTTGAGCAAGGGAAGAGTTTCTTGGTGGAGTTAGAGAGAAGGACTTTGGCAGCCATTACACAGAAGCACACCAAAGAGAAGCTGAAGGTACCCACTTGGGCACACATCCCCATAGCAAGGGAAGCACAAAGTCACCGCTGTGGGCTCGCCAGGAGAGAAGCCTCCTCCAGGCAGCCAGGCTCCCCACgccttccccagctctggccTCAGGCTGCACCGCTTTGCCATGGGAAGGACCCTGAAAACATCATCCTTCCCCTCAGCAGGCACAGGTGGGGGGCGTCTCCTTCCCAGGAGCaccagcagaaagcagtgctACCCAAGGTCACAAACCATCCCAAGATCAGAGGCCAAAAGAAcgcagggttgggtttttttaagcagctcACAGGAAAATGGGGAACATGGATCATCCCATTTAATATGGCTCTCACCCACTGGCCTCATTCCTCCCTCAGACAACTACAgactgtctctctctctctcacctGATTTCCATGAAGACTCCCACCAAGTTTAAAAATAACGCTTGCATAAACTAAGCAAGCAGGAATTAGTCTGACTCTGGTCCCACGTCACTGCCCCTCCTGGAAATGTAACGCGGTGGctctttttatttcccaaagTCTTTTCCCATTATCCAAAGACTGCAGGACCTTCCTTGCTGTTCAGAGGACAGTTTAACTGGGAAGCTCTAAGTTTGAATGCTGGCGAGTCAAGAGGATTAAACTGTTGAAACCACAAATttggaacaaaatgtttttgttctaaggtttgggtgttttttcaaAAGACTGAGACAACTAAGGATGTAGGTGTCTTTCAAATGACAACTGAGAAAGCAAGTACAGTTTGTACAGCCAAAGATGTCAGCATCGTTCATAAAACAATTGAAAGTGGTATCATTTCCAAAGCTCTGGCTATAAATTTTGGTTACTTTATGCAGTGAGATTGTATAATTTGGtcacaccagaaaaa
It encodes the following:
- the PWWP2B gene encoding PWWP domain-containing protein 2B — its product is MAEAAAAEEAGVPSPRVGAWLPVLVEQMVNDTLVVTLSCGERRFTGVLLDCTKKSGLFCLPSSFPKPEDPPADACANGVADGRDAVQGEREPQPSGEKPPKGNGDEQVPPLLPPPPPGSLPPYPPYFEGAPFPRPLWLRHTYNQWVPQPPPRTIKRTRRRLSRNRDPGRLIMSTIRLRPRQVLCEKCKNTLNPEDMSATRQNAKTRRKLSIQDKEQKKHSDSNYMEKRNKREKREDDKFSGELVHRTPVIKISYSTPQGKGEVVKIPSRVHGSVKPFCPERILQNGREDQEETRDTERCRETKCLMDKSAGSQLASIPKLKLTRPVHSSADVPPPKIRLKPHRINDGQSVSIYKAELIDEINVLQNRRESNPGTFYNDESTDRSLAEISSGSSGEDDDFKRFPQGKDGHDNLAFLMKYRKRKADSSSLSVCSNDSLDESKSSSSEVTSPEMCDFLPGDDASVSSSSKDERKIVPPLTVRLHTQSVSKCVTEDGRTVSVGDIVWGKIHGFPWWPARVLDINLSQKENGEPSWREAKVSWFGSPTTSFLSVSKLSPFSEFFKLRFNRKKKGMYRKAITEAAKAVEHLTPEIRDLLTQFET